The following are encoded together in the Lathyrus oleraceus cultivar Zhongwan6 chromosome 3, CAAS_Psat_ZW6_1.0, whole genome shotgun sequence genome:
- the LOC127129488 gene encoding putative glutaredoxin-C14 → MFNQEKLVHYQVEQQPSWSYYMTRVTRTMEEDQMERIMRLATQSAVVIFSIGSTSCMCHAMKSLFSGMGVNAMVHEFDQDPKPFMRLLGNSTSLPVVFIGGKLVGSMDTVLAFHINGSLVPLLKHAGALWL, encoded by the coding sequence ATGTTCAATCAAGAGAAGCTCGTGCATTACCAAGTAGAACAACAACCATCATGGAGTTACTACATGACAAGAGTAACAAGGACAATGGAGGAAGATCAAATGGAGAGAATTATGAGATTAGCTACACAGAGTGCTGTTGTGATATTCAGCATTGGTAGTACTAGTTGTATGTGTCATGCAATGAAGAGTTTGTTTAGTGGAATGGGAGTGAATGCAATGGTTCATGAATTTGATCAAGATCCAAAACCATTCATGAGGTTACTTGGAAATTCAACATCACTTCCTGTTGTTTTCATTGGTGGCAAGTTAGTTGGTTCTATGGATACAGTTTTGGCTTTTCATATCAATGGTTCTCTGGTTCCTCTTCTCAAACATGCTGGTGCTTTATGGCTTTAA